CCTTCACTTAGAGAACGGATGGCACCGTTGCCAACCCGTTAAGGATTTACTTCTTGACGCCGCACGTGTGGCCGAGTTGACTTCCAGCCACCTCGGCCGCAACGACGCGGCCTCGTCAGGGAGGTTTCTGAAGTGAACACGCGTATGCGTCGTGCCGCCGTGGCCATCGCCGCGGGAGCGATGGCCGTCTCTCTCGCCGCCTGTGGCAGCGCGGAGGAGGCCGGCGGCGAGAAGGAACCCACTGGTTCCGCCGCCGCCAAGGGCGATGACATCAAGATCGGTCTGCTCCTGCCGGAGAACCAGACCGCCCGCTACGAGAAGTTCGACCGGCCCCTGATCGAGAAGAAGATCAAGGAGCTGACGAACAACAAGGCGACCATCGAGTACAACAACGCCAAGCAGGACGCCAACCTGCAGGCCCAGCAGGTCGACACGATGATCACCAACAAGGTGGACGTGCTGATCCTGGACGCGGTGGACGCCAAGGCGATCAAGAACTCCGTGCAGAAGGCCGTGGACAACGGCATCAAGGTCGTCGCCTACGACCGCCTCGCCGAGGGCCCGATCAGCGCCTACACGTCCTTCGACAACGTCCAGGTCGGCAAGACCCAGGGCGAGGCGCTGCTCAAGGAGCTGGGCGACAAGGCCAAGGACGGCCAGATCGTCATGATGAACGGCTCCGTCACCGACCCGAACGCCAAGCAGTTCAAGGAGGGCGCGCACTCCGTCCTCGACGGCAAGGTGAAGATCGGCAAGGAGTACGACACCAAGGAGTGGAAGCCCGAGAACGCCAACGCCAACATGGAGGCGGCCATCTCGGCACTCGGCAAGAACAACATCGTCGGCGTCTACTCCGCCAACGACGGCATGGCCGGCGGCATCATCACCGCCCTGAAGGCCGCCGGCATCAAGGCCCCGGTCACCGGCCAGGACGCCGAACTGGCCGCCGTGCAGCGCATCGTCGCCGGTGAGCAGTTCATGAGCGTCTACAAGCCGTACGCGCCCGAGGCCGAGGCCGCCGCGCAGATGGCCGTCGCGCTCGCCAAGGGCGAGGACCTGAGCTCCATCGCCAAGGACAAGGTGTCCAGCGAGAGCGCCAAGGACGTCCCGTCGGTCCTGGTCGACGTCACCTCGCTGACCCAGGAGAACATCAGCGACACCGTCATCAAGGACGGCGTCTACACCGCCGACGAGATCTGCACGGCCAAGTACAAGGCCGCTTGCGCCAAGCTCGGCATCAAGTAGTCGACGGCCCCGTCCCCTCGCAGGCACGGGAGCAGGCACCCGCCGCTCCCGTCCGGGACGGCCGTTCCCGAGGCTCCGCCGGCGCCTCGCTTGTCAAAGCCCCGCAAGCTCGTGCGGGGCGCCGGTCGGAACACCGCCGGGGCTCGGTCCCCGCACCCCCCAAACTTCTGCACAACCTCCCGCCGGGTCAGGCGGCGAAGGAGATGGTTCACGTGTCCGCTACGCCCGTGCTGGCGTTGCGCGGGGTCTCCAAGCGGTTCGGTGCCGTCCAGGCGCTCACCGACGTAGAGCTCGAGATCCACGCCGGTGAAGTGGTCGCCCTGGTCGGCGACAACGGTGCCGGAAAGTCCACGCTGGTCAAGACGATCGCCGGCGTGCACCCCATCGATGAGGGCGTCATCGAATGGGAGGGCAAGCCGGTAACGATCAACAAGCCGCACGACGCCCAGGCCCTGGGCATCGCGACGGTCTACCAGGACCTCGCGCTGTGCGACAACATCGACGTGGTCGGCAACCTCTTCCTCGGCCGTGAGCTGAGGAAGTGGGGCGTGCTCGACGAGGTCGAGATGGAGCGC
Above is a genomic segment from Streptomyces glaucescens containing:
- a CDS encoding sugar ABC transporter substrate-binding protein: MRRAAVAIAAGAMAVSLAACGSAEEAGGEKEPTGSAAAKGDDIKIGLLLPENQTARYEKFDRPLIEKKIKELTNNKATIEYNNAKQDANLQAQQVDTMITNKVDVLILDAVDAKAIKNSVQKAVDNGIKVVAYDRLAEGPISAYTSFDNVQVGKTQGEALLKELGDKAKDGQIVMMNGSVTDPNAKQFKEGAHSVLDGKVKIGKEYDTKEWKPENANANMEAAISALGKNNIVGVYSANDGMAGGIITALKAAGIKAPVTGQDAELAAVQRIVAGEQFMSVYKPYAPEAEAAAQMAVALAKGEDLSSIAKDKVSSESAKDVPSVLVDVTSLTQENISDTVIKDGVYTADEICTAKYKAACAKLGIK